A genomic region of Palaemon carinicauda isolate YSFRI2023 unplaced genomic scaffold, ASM3689809v2 scaffold952, whole genome shotgun sequence contains the following coding sequences:
- the LOC137637739 gene encoding uncharacterized protein: MASGDCEIRINARVFPLGEVLGPHPIAPKNWQGLPSYGWARLKRQARRKISEERMRVATMNVWTMTGKGRELVDLMKRRKIGVPCVQEARWKENKARELGEGCKCYYSGANMEGRNGVGMILSKDLKESGVCLCHANWMYRGREGYILGGDGPELSIIPARERVIIGDLNGHLGISREGIERVLGGWLVVREIMGEKE; this comes from the coding sequence ATGgctagtggagattgtgagattagaattaatgctagggtatTCCCCCTAGGCGAAGTGTTGGGACCCCACCCGATCGCTCCGAAAAATTGGCAAGGGTTACCCAGTTATGGGTGGGCtaggttaaagaggcaagctcggagaaaaatatctgaggagaggatgagagtagcaactatGAATGTgtggacaatgactggaaaagggcgagagctggttgacctcatgaagagaaggaagattggagtgccgTGTGTGCAGGAAGCCAGGTGGAAGgaaaataaggcaagagaactaggcgaaggttgtaaatgttattacagtggagcaaatatggaaggaagaaatggtgtggGAATGATATTATCGAAAGATCTGAAGGAaagtggtgtgtgcctatgccatgcaaactggatgtacagaggaagagaaggatacattctgggaggagatggaccagagCTTAgtataattcctgcaagggaaagggtaattataggagatctgaatggccacttggggATTAGTagagaagggatagagagagtgcttGGGGGTTGGCTTGTGGTGAGAGAAAtcatgggggagaaagagtga
- the LOC137637740 gene encoding uncharacterized protein: MMRGAETWEIKKTEPKMDVAKMRTLRLMCGVTRRDNIRNEVIRGTTGVRKLSDKIKESRLRVYSQVMRKDEQYIERRVMEMEVQGTRRRGRPKRRWVDCIKDDLRSNGLTVHEVWVRGR, from the coding sequence atgatgcgTGGAGCAGAGACATGGGAAATAAAGAAGACAGAACCGAAGATGGATGTGGCAAAGATGAGAACATTAAGATTGATGTGTGGAGTAACAAGAAGAGATaatatacggaatgaggtaattaggggtaccacaggagttagaaaactatcagataagatcaaagaaagtagactgagggtATATAGTcaagtcatgagaaaagatgaacagtatattgagaggagagtgatggaaatggaggtacagggaacgagaaggagagggaggccaaagcgaagatgggtggactgtatcaaggatgaccttcgatcaaatggaTTAACCGTTCATGAGGTGTGGgtcagaggtagatga